One genomic region from Euzebya tangerina encodes:
- a CDS encoding peptidoglycan D,D-transpeptidase FtsI family protein has protein sequence MTRSIRRTAWVSFLLFGLLFLNLNWLQVIRADDLANDSSNRRQLLAEYDIRRGAITAGTGADQVTIAASRETDDQLRFLREYEQGPAYAHITGFHSFIFGRTQVESQYNDFLQGSAPETLFRNLGDALRGRERQGDTIVTTVEPAVQQAAIDALRGQTGAVVALDPRSGDVLAMVSAPTYDPNLLSSHDPGPIRDAWESLNADPLNPLLNRSISELYAPGSTFKVITAAASLERGGRPSDTYADPTLLDLPLTTAQIGNFSRGRPCNDGTSITLQRALEVSCNTTFGIIALELGADALVQTAESFGLNSDLDFDVPTETSRIPKELDEPSTAQSAIGQRDVRVTPLQMALVAAAIGNDGIMMRPRLVSEVQDFAGRVVRQYPPQRQTIAGVATGQTVSPQTAAGLTQMMTAVVENGTGQNAAIPGVPVAGKTGTAEQGEGEAPDTWFIGFAPADNPVVAVAVVVEGGGDAGESGTGGGVSAPIARTVLEAALGVQ, from the coding sequence ATGACCAGGTCAATTCGCCGCACCGCCTGGGTGTCGTTCCTGCTGTTCGGATTGCTCTTCCTCAACCTGAACTGGCTGCAGGTCATCCGCGCCGACGATCTGGCCAACGACAGCAGCAACCGACGTCAACTGCTGGCCGAGTACGACATCCGGCGTGGCGCCATCACCGCAGGCACCGGGGCGGACCAGGTCACCATCGCGGCGTCCCGGGAGACCGACGACCAGCTGCGCTTCCTCCGCGAGTACGAGCAGGGCCCGGCCTACGCCCACATCACCGGGTTCCACTCCTTCATCTTCGGGCGGACCCAGGTCGAGAGCCAGTACAACGATTTCCTGCAGGGCTCTGCGCCCGAGACGTTGTTCCGCAACCTCGGCGATGCCCTTCGTGGCCGCGAGCGGCAGGGCGACACCATCGTCACCACCGTCGAGCCGGCCGTCCAGCAGGCCGCCATCGATGCCCTCCGGGGCCAGACGGGGGCGGTGGTTGCCCTCGACCCCCGCTCCGGCGACGTCCTGGCCATGGTCTCGGCGCCGACCTACGACCCGAACCTGCTGTCCTCCCACGACCCCGGTCCGATCCGCGACGCCTGGGAGAGCCTGAACGCCGACCCGTTGAACCCGCTGCTGAACCGCAGCATCTCCGAGCTCTATGCCCCTGGCTCCACCTTCAAGGTGATCACGGCCGCTGCGTCACTGGAGCGGGGTGGCCGGCCCAGCGACACCTACGCCGACCCGACCTTGCTGGACCTGCCGCTCACCACCGCCCAGATCGGGAACTTCTCCCGCGGCCGGCCCTGCAACGATGGCACCTCCATCACCCTGCAGCGGGCACTGGAGGTGTCGTGCAACACCACCTTCGGCATCATCGCGCTGGAGCTCGGCGCCGACGCGCTGGTCCAGACCGCGGAGTCCTTCGGCCTGAACAGCGACCTCGACTTCGACGTCCCGACCGAGACCAGCCGGATCCCGAAGGAGCTGGACGAGCCCTCGACCGCTCAGAGCGCCATCGGCCAACGCGACGTGCGGGTGACGCCGCTGCAGATGGCCCTCGTGGCGGCCGCCATCGGCAACGACGGGATCATGATGCGGCCTCGCCTGGTCAGCGAGGTGCAGGACTTCGCCGGCCGGGTCGTCAGGCAGTACCCCCCACAGCGGCAGACCATCGCCGGCGTGGCGACGGGCCAGACCGTCAGCCCGCAGACCGCCGCCGGCCTGACCCAGATGATGACCGCCGTGGTCGAGAACGGAACCGGCCAGAACGCCGCGATCCCGGGTGTACCCGTCGCCGGCAAGACCGGAACAGCTGAGCAGGGTGAGGGGGAGGCACCGGATACCTGGTTCATCGGATTCGCCCCCGCCGACAACCCGGTGGTCGCCGTCGCCGTCGTCGTCGAGGGCGGCGGAGATGCCGGAGAAAGCGGCACCGGTGGCGGCGTTTCGGCCCCGATTGCTCGTACGGTGTTGGAGGCGGCGCTCGGTGTCCAGTAG
- a CDS encoding FtsW/RodA/SpoVE family cell cycle protein: MKLFRRGRDTTAASAADRRRAFTELALLILAILITLSAYTLVNLAQSPQLPAGLLAYGGVLAALAAAAHIVVRRLAPGADPLLLPIGFLLNGIGLAMVNRIDFAVRTREGALQLAPLQTIWTIVGIALFCGTILFLRDHTILDRYRYIIGLVAVVALVTPLLPVIGTDFGRGSRIWIRVPGGFSLQPGEFAKLGLVIFFASYLAEKRALLSAATSRLGPLHVPPARAFGPVGLAWIVSLAVLVFERDLGLSLLIFSIFVAMLYMATGRIAYVAAGGLLFASGALAAWSQFSHVQTRVAIWLDPFADAQDTGFQLVQSLFALGTGGVAGVGWGQGNPELIPDVPTDFIFAALGEELGLLGTTAILLLYFLIAGRGFTIALRAPDDFSRLLAAGLTFVFSLQVFVIVGGVTRLIPLTGITLPFMSQGGSSLLANYILIALLVMISAARPAADASGVSGNLARVGK; encoded by the coding sequence ATGAAGCTGTTCCGACGAGGTCGCGACACCACCGCGGCCTCGGCCGCTGACCGTCGTCGCGCCTTCACCGAGCTGGCGCTGCTGATCCTGGCCATCCTGATCACGCTGTCGGCCTACACGCTGGTCAACCTGGCGCAGAGCCCGCAGCTGCCGGCAGGCCTGCTGGCCTACGGCGGCGTCCTGGCTGCCCTCGCCGCCGCGGCCCACATCGTCGTGCGGCGGCTGGCCCCGGGGGCCGACCCGCTGCTGCTGCCGATCGGGTTCCTGCTGAACGGGATCGGCCTGGCCATGGTCAACCGGATCGACTTCGCGGTCCGCACGCGAGAGGGTGCGCTGCAGCTGGCGCCGCTGCAGACGATCTGGACGATCGTCGGCATCGCGCTGTTCTGCGGGACCATCCTGTTCCTGCGCGACCACACCATCCTCGACCGGTACCGCTACATCATCGGGCTGGTCGCCGTGGTGGCGCTGGTCACCCCACTCCTCCCCGTCATCGGCACCGACTTCGGGCGCGGTTCGCGGATCTGGATTCGCGTCCCCGGCGGCTTCAGCCTGCAGCCGGGCGAGTTCGCCAAGCTCGGCCTGGTGATCTTCTTCGCCTCCTATCTGGCGGAGAAGCGGGCGCTGCTGTCGGCCGCCACGTCTCGGCTGGGCCCGCTGCACGTCCCTCCCGCCCGGGCGTTCGGGCCCGTCGGGCTGGCGTGGATCGTCTCGCTGGCCGTCCTCGTCTTCGAGCGCGACCTGGGCCTCTCCCTGCTCATCTTCAGCATCTTCGTCGCCATGCTGTACATGGCGACCGGCCGCATCGCCTACGTGGCCGCCGGCGGGCTGCTGTTCGCCTCCGGCGCGCTGGCCGCGTGGTCGCAGTTCAGCCACGTCCAGACCCGTGTCGCGATCTGGCTGGACCCGTTCGCCGACGCGCAGGACACCGGGTTCCAACTCGTCCAGTCGCTGTTCGCCCTCGGGACCGGAGGTGTCGCCGGCGTCGGCTGGGGCCAGGGGAACCCCGAGCTGATCCCGGATGTCCCCACGGACTTCATCTTCGCCGCCCTCGGTGAGGAGCTCGGTCTGCTGGGGACCACGGCCATCCTGTTGCTGTACTTCCTGATCGCCGGGCGTGGCTTCACCATCGCGCTGCGAGCACCCGACGACTTCAGCCGTCTGCTGGCGGCGGGGCTCACGTTCGTGTTCAGCCTGCAGGTCTTCGTGATCGTCGGCGGCGTCACTCGGCTGATCCCGCTCACCGGCATCACCCTGCCGTTCATGTCGCAGGGCGGATCCTCGCTGCTGGCCAACTACATCCTGATCGCGCTGCTGGTGATGATCAGTGCCGCGCGTCCGGCGGCGGATGCCAGCGGGGTGTCCGGCAACCTGGCCCGCGTGGGCAAATGA
- a CDS encoding Stp1/IreP family PP2C-type Ser/Thr phosphatase — MTFVIHAFGDTNKGLFREVNEDNLMVGNTVFAVADGMGGHAAGEVASEAALGPLRAIDEETYSDPSAATEALAEAVRQANQVVIGKAVEDPDLRGMGTTLTTVMVRERTLHLAHVGDSRAYLLRDGMLEMLTEDHTLVAELVKEGRLTPEQAATHPQRSVITRAIGVESSLVVDQMETPLELRGGDQILLCSDGLTGPVADSLIAEILRTEPDGNIACQRLIDAANASGGPDNITCVLLRVEGDEGPVVAAPAEIPKASHDDDVTAELGDPRALAQAAKQSADTAPPESLDAQRLSELSNGDPTITTSTSPPPVNRRRRVGAIIVGIILILALLAGGALVLVNRQVFIGVDDAEQVGIYRGIQGSVLGWPLFSLVEEQSFELDDLPMRLHQGLESGLSFPSVAAAETHVEQILLPAMEEAEGDLEESDAEAGELAPSPTPEATQPAAPPEPTPLDQQSSRPGSSSGVSPLSPTAETEKPDPSPTSNQ, encoded by the coding sequence ATGACCTTCGTGATCCACGCCTTCGGCGACACCAATAAGGGGCTGTTCCGCGAGGTCAACGAGGACAACCTTATGGTCGGCAACACCGTCTTCGCCGTCGCCGACGGGATGGGCGGGCACGCGGCCGGTGAGGTCGCCTCCGAAGCCGCCCTCGGCCCCTTGCGCGCCATCGACGAGGAGACCTACAGCGACCCCTCCGCCGCCACCGAAGCCCTGGCCGAGGCCGTCCGCCAGGCCAACCAGGTCGTCATCGGCAAGGCCGTGGAGGACCCCGACCTCCGTGGCATGGGGACCACGCTCACCACCGTCATGGTCCGCGAGCGCACCCTCCACCTGGCCCACGTCGGCGACAGCCGCGCCTACCTGCTGCGCGACGGCATGCTCGAGATGCTGACCGAGGACCACACGCTGGTCGCGGAGCTGGTCAAGGAGGGGCGGCTGACCCCCGAACAGGCCGCCACGCACCCACAGCGCAGCGTCATCACCCGTGCCATCGGCGTCGAGTCCTCCCTGGTCGTGGACCAGATGGAGACGCCGCTGGAACTCCGAGGCGGCGACCAGATCCTGCTCTGCTCCGACGGCCTGACCGGACCGGTGGCGGACTCCCTCATCGCCGAGATCCTCCGCACCGAGCCCGACGGCAACATCGCGTGCCAGCGCCTGATCGACGCCGCCAATGCCAGCGGTGGCCCGGACAACATCACCTGTGTCCTGCTGCGGGTCGAGGGTGATGAGGGCCCGGTCGTCGCCGCCCCGGCCGAGATCCCGAAGGCCAGCCACGACGACGACGTCACCGCCGAGCTGGGCGATCCCCGGGCGTTGGCACAGGCCGCCAAGCAGAGTGCCGACACGGCCCCTCCCGAGTCGCTCGACGCGCAGCGGCTGTCGGAGCTGTCGAACGGCGACCCGACCATCACCACCTCGACCAGCCCGCCGCCGGTCAACCGTCGGCGTCGGGTCGGTGCCATCATCGTCGGCATCATCCTGATCCTCGCGCTGCTCGCCGGCGGCGCCCTGGTGCTGGTCAACCGCCAGGTCTTCATCGGGGTCGACGACGCCGAGCAGGTCGGCATCTACCGGGGCATCCAGGGCAGCGTGCTGGGCTGGCCGCTGTTCAGCCTGGTCGAGGAGCAGTCGTTCGAGCTGGATGATCTGCCGATGCGGCTGCACCAGGGCCTCGAATCCGGCCTGTCCTTCCCGAGCGTCGCGGCTGCGGAGACCCACGTCGAGCAGATCCTGCTGCCCGCGATGGAGGAGGCGGAGGGGGATCTGGAGGAGTCCGACGCCGAGGCGGGTGAGCTGGCGCCCTCGCCCACACCGGAGGCCACCCAGCCTGCCGCCCCGCCCGAGCCCACACCGCTGGACCAGCAGTCCAGCAGACCCGGTAGCTCCTCGGGCGTGAGCCCGCTGTCGCCGACGGCCGAGACGGAGAAGCCCGACCCGTCACCCACCTCGAACCAGTGA
- a CDS encoding FHA domain-containing protein — MPPIVFTVLQALFLVLLYAFVARAVRWVIKDVANPGSTQARAIASRGRPAKQRRARPRELVIHVPDGAPRVMPLEEGRSITFGRHNTATVVLSDPYASDFHARIDGGHDGWQIADEGSTNGTYLNQVRLTAPTPLRAGDQISFGRTTVEVRR, encoded by the coding sequence TTGCCACCCATCGTCTTCACAGTCCTCCAGGCGCTGTTCCTGGTGCTGCTGTACGCCTTCGTCGCGCGGGCGGTGCGGTGGGTCATCAAGGACGTCGCCAACCCCGGCTCCACCCAAGCCCGGGCCATCGCCAGCCGCGGACGGCCCGCCAAGCAGCGTCGCGCTCGGCCGCGCGAGCTGGTGATCCACGTCCCTGACGGTGCGCCACGGGTCATGCCGCTGGAGGAAGGACGCAGCATCACCTTCGGGCGACACAACACCGCGACGGTGGTCCTGTCAGACCCCTACGCCAGCGACTTCCACGCGCGGATCGACGGGGGACACGATGGCTGGCAGATCGCCGACGAGGGCTCGACCAACGGCACCTACCTCAACCAGGTCCGCCTGACCGCACCAACACCGCTGCGAGCTGGCGACCAGATCTCCTTCGGACGCACCACGGTGGAGGTGCGCCGATGA
- a CDS encoding FhaA domain-containing protein, whose translation MSILRDFEKRLEGAVEGFFARAFRSGLQPVEMAKAVQRYQADYQHVGVDAVYVPNVYRFTLSEQDLQRFSGFTRSLQRELADVARRTADDKGWRTQGPIRIEFERNDEIRVGTFELRGKSEAPGARRQPSPPAQQPSPPAPAQPAHAQPAQAQPAQAQPAPTAGTNSPSDDGAAAAGPAAAGHKPILRAVEGSDAGKLFPLNPGSTVLGRLPECEITLTGAAVSRRHARIQQEGDRWTITDLGSTNGIRVNGHGVQVSEIKPGDRVEVGDITFSFLLSGG comes from the coding sequence ATGAGCATTCTCAGAGACTTCGAGAAGCGTCTCGAAGGCGCAGTCGAAGGCTTCTTCGCCCGCGCCTTTCGCTCCGGCCTGCAGCCGGTCGAGATGGCCAAGGCCGTCCAGCGCTACCAGGCCGACTACCAGCATGTCGGCGTCGACGCCGTGTACGTGCCCAACGTGTACCGATTCACGCTCTCCGAGCAGGACCTCCAGCGCTTCAGCGGCTTCACCCGCTCCCTCCAGCGCGAACTGGCCGACGTCGCCCGCCGCACCGCCGACGACAAGGGCTGGCGCACCCAGGGGCCCATCCGCATCGAGTTCGAACGCAACGACGAGATCCGGGTCGGCACCTTCGAGTTGCGTGGGAAGAGCGAGGCCCCTGGCGCGCGACGCCAGCCCTCCCCACCAGCACAGCAACCTTCCCCGCCAGCCCCGGCCCAGCCAGCACACGCCCAACCGGCGCAGGCCCAGCCAGCGCAAGCCCAGCCAGCCCCAACCGCCGGTACCAACTCGCCCAGCGACGACGGCGCCGCAGCCGCCGGACCGGCAGCGGCGGGCCACAAGCCGATCCTGCGGGCCGTCGAGGGGTCCGACGCCGGCAAGCTGTTCCCCCTCAACCCCGGCTCGACCGTGCTCGGCCGGCTGCCCGAGTGCGAGATCACCCTCACCGGCGCGGCGGTCAGCCGACGCCACGCCCGGATCCAGCAGGAAGGCGACCGCTGGACCATCACCGACCTCGGGTCCACCAACGGCATCCGGGTCAACGGCCACGGCGTCCAGGTGTCCGAGATCAAGCCCGGCGACCGGGTCGAGGTCGGCGACATCACCTTCTCGTTCCTGCTCAGCGGCGGATGA